Within the Opitutaceae bacterium TAV5 genome, the region CCGTGCGGACAGGGGTCCGGTTTTCCTGCGCGACCAGCGCCGGAACGACGGCGAGCAGCGACAGGACAACAGGGAGACGGAGTGATGTGGCAGAGTTCATAAGTCGTAAAAAAGTCCGGAAAATTTGCACAGAAGCGTGGAAACGAAGGCTCGCTGGTGGATGGAGGATGATCGGGCGAAAGAGACGTTCTTTGTTTTGAAGAAAAAGAGTTCCGGATGCGGGACGGGTGGCGGGTGCTGGAGCGCCTTCGTTTCCACGCTTCTGTTCAAAATGGATCGGGTCTTCATCAGGAGGCGGTTTTTTTCGCGCCGAACCGCCCGCGCACGGCGGCGAAGACCACCGGCACCAGAAACAGCGAGGCGCAGGTGCCGAAGACGAGGCCGCCGATGACGGCGCGGCCGAGCGGCGCATTCTGCTCGCCGCCCTCCGCGTGGCCGATCGCCATCGGGATGACCCCGAGGATCATCGCCAGCGCCGTCATCGTGACCGGACGCAGGCGCGTGGTCGCGGCGTTGATCGCGGCCTCGAACGGCGCGATGCCCTCGTTGGTCAGGTCGCGGGCAAAGCTGCTCACGAGCACGCTGTTGGCCGTGGATACACCCACGACCATGATGATGCCCATGAGCGCCGGCACGCTTAGCGGAGTGCCGGTGAGCCAGAGCGAAAAGAGCGCGCCGGACACCGCCACCGGCAGACCGCTGATCGCCACGAAAGGCAGCGTCCACGACTGGAAATTCACCACCATGACGAGGAACACGAGCACCGCCGCCAGGCCGAGTCCGCCGATCAGTTCGGAGTAGGCCGAACGCATGAGCGCGGCCTGGCCGGCGAGCTCGATCCGGTTGGCCGGTTTCAGCCGCGGGCGAAGTTCGTCGATAATTTTTTCGAGGTCGGCGGTGAGGCTGCCGAGGTCGCGGCCGGCCGCGTTGGCCACCACGGTCCACGTCGGCTGCATGGTGGTGCGCGAGACGCTGGCGGGCGCCCGTTTCTCGCTGACCGTGGCGAAGGCCCGCAACGGCACGGGCGCACCGCCGCCGGTCGAGGGACGGATGGGCAGGTTGAGCAGTTGCTCGACCGAGTCGAGAATCGCCGGCGGCGCGATGACCTGCACGTCGTAGGCGGCTCCCGTGCCGGGATCGGACCAGAAACTGGGCGCCACCGAGCCGCCGCTGCCGAGCGCCGCGAGCAGCGCGTTCGACGCATCCTGCTGCGTGATGCCGAAGGTGGCGGCGCGGGCGCGGTCCACGCGGATCGCGTAGCCCGGCTGGTCGAGCACCTCGCGCAGGGTCACGTCAACGGCCCCGGGCACCTTGACGAAACGCTCCCGGAGCTCCTTCGCCAGAGCGAGGTTGCCGGCGATATCGCGGCCGGTGAAGCGCACCTCGAACGTCGTCGGCGCGCCCGAGGCCAGCGTCTGGCTGGTGGCGTCGGCGGGACGGAAAAACGACTGCGCATCGGGAAACTTCTCCGCCAGCATGGCGCGGATTTTTTCGATGTAGCCATCGCTCGGCCCGTGCTTGTCGGCGAGCTGCACGAGGATCTCGCCGTCGGCGGAGCTGATGGCGGTCGTCTCGACCCAGGCCTGGTTGACGGCGCTGGGCGTGCCGATGTTTTCCACGACAAACTGCAATTCATCCCGCGGGATCAGGCTGCGGATCTCGCGCTGCATGTCGGCCATGATGCGCGCCGTATCCTCGACACGGATACCACTCGGCACCCGGACGAAGAGCCGGATGAGGCCGGCGTCGGTTTTCGGGAAAAACTCGCGGCCGGACTTGAGCGCGGCAAACACGCCGAGCGAGACGGCCACCGCCACCGGGATGAGCACGAGGTATTTCCGCCCGAGAATCGCGCGCAGGAACCGGCCCTGGACTCCGGCGGCGCGGTCCACGCCGTGCTCGATGCCGTGATGGATGCGGCCGAGGCCGCGCGGCGGCCGGCCCTCGCGGCGCTTTTCGGCGCGCAGCTCGGAGGGCAGGATGATCGACGCCAGCGTGGGGACGAGCGTGCGGGCGAGCAGGTAGCTGGCGAGCATCGCGAAAACGACGGCGAGCGCGAGCGGACGGAAGACGTAGGACGCCGTGCCCGTGAGCAGGAAGATCGGCAGGAAGACGATGCAGATAGAGAGCGTCGAAACGAATTCGGGAAACGCCACCTGCTTCGCGCCGTCCACGATCGCCTGGCGCACGTCCTTGCCGAGCGAGATTTGCCGTTTGATGTTCTCGATCTCGACCAGCGAGTTGTCCACGAGGATGCCGATGGCGAGCGCGAGGCCGCCGAGCGTCATCAGGTTGAACGTGGCGCCGACGAGGTTGAGCCCGACGATGGAGCAAAGCAGCGCGAGCGGGATCGAGGTGAGCACGATCAGCGTCGAGCGCCACGAGCCGAGGAAGAGCAGCACCACGGCGGCGACGAGGCCGCCGACGAGCAGGATTTCGTGCCGCACCCCGTCCACCGCCGCCCGCACGAAGACGGACTGGTCGAAGATCGGCTCGATGTTCATCCCCGCCGGCGCGGAGGCGCGGATTTCGGGGAGGCGCGCGAGGATGCCGTCGATGATGTCCACCGTGGAGGCGTTGCCGAGCTTGAGGATGGAGACCATGACGGCGTTCTGGCCGTTGAGGCGGGCGATGTTGGTGGAGACGGCCTCGCCGTCGCGCACGTTGGCGACGTCGCGCAGGAGAATCATTTTCCCGTCAACGGAGCGCAGCGGCAGGTCGAGAAATCCCTGCACGTTTTCCGGGCTGGCGTTGATTTCCACGGGCAGTTCGCGTTCGCCCTCGCGCAGGGAGCCGGAGGGAAGCGTGAGGTTTTGCCGGCCGATGGCGGCGCTGACGTCGGCGGCGGAGAGACCGAAGGCAATGAGCGCATCGGGATCGAGATCGACCATGACCTGGCGCGAGGCGCCGCCGTAGGGCAGCGAGATGCGCATGCCGGGCACGCTCTGGAGCTGGGCGCGGAGGGCGAGGCGCGCGTAGTCGAAAAGCTGTCCGCTCGACATCGTGTCCGACGACATCACGAGCTGGATGATCGGCACGCTCGAGGGGCTCGTGCGCACGACGAGCGGCGGCGTGGTGCCGGTGGGCATGCGCCGGAGAATCGTCTGCGAGACGCCGGTGGTCTGCGTCATCGCGGTGTTGATGTCCACGTAGGGCTGGAAGCGCAGCTTGATGAGCGCGGTGCCGTTGGAGGACTCGGAGCGGACCTCGAGCAGATCGTCCACGTTGTTGAGGATGGCGATCTCGGAAAACGAGGTGAGCTTCGACGCCATCTCGGCGGCATTGAGACCGTTGTAGGTCCACACGACCATGATCTCCGGGCTGTCCACGCGCGGCAGGATGTCGGTGGACATGCGCCGCCCCGACATCACGCCAAAAAGCAGGATCAGGATGGCGAGGACGGCGATGGTGTACTTGTAACGAAGCGCGAAGAGAACGATCCACATGGTGGCGGTGGTAGTGAAAAGGCGGCGTGGCCGGGTCGTGCGACCGGCGACAGGCCGGCGGAACGATGCGTCCCCATTCTAGCAGAAACCGCGCCCCGAATGTATGCCGGCGGACGCCTGTTTTGTAACGAATCATGCCGACGCCGGGACGGGCGACACACTTTGTTACACTTTTCGGGCCGCGCTCCGGAAAAGTTGTGCTACCGTGGCGCGGACTCACTGCACGCCTGAATATGCCACATGGAAACCGCGCCGCACATCGCCGTCGTCGACGATAACAGGGAAATCCGCGAACTGGTGGTGCGTTACCTCGGCGAGCATGGTTACCGGGTGAGCGCGGCGGAAAACGCGGCCGCGTTTCGCCGGTTGCAGGAAAACAGCCCGCCCGATCTCGTCGTGCTCGACATCATGATGCCCGGGACGGACGGCCTCGGCCTGTGCCGCGACCTGCGCGCCGCCAGCCCCGTGCCGATCATCTTTCTCACCGCGATGGCCGAGGATACCGACCGGATCGTCGGCCTCGAAATGGGCGCCGACGATTATCTCACCAAGCCCTTCAATCCGCGCGAGCTGCTCGCCCGGATCAAGGCCGTGCTCCGCCGCGCGCACGGTCTGCCCGTCCACCGCGGCGCCGTGCGCGTCGGCAAGCTCCGTTTCGGCGACAAGGTGCTCGACATCGGCCGCCGCGAGGTGCTCGGGCCGGACGGCGTGGCCGTGCCGCTGAGCACGGCGGAGTTCCGGCTCCTCGGCGTGTTTCTCGAACATCCGGGCGTGGTCCTCAGCCGCGACCAGCTCCTCGACCTCACGCTCGGCCGCACCGCCGACGTCTGGGATCGCAGCGTAGACAACCAGGTGAGCCGCCTGCGCCGCAAGATCGAGGCCGATCCCGCCCGGCCTGCACTCATCAAGACGTGCTGGGGCGACGGATACCAGTTCACCGCCGAAGTGGAGTCCGCATGAAACGCTTCCGGTTGCGCACCCTCAGCAGCCAGCTCATCGGCGTGATGTTGCTCGCGATCGCGCTCTCGCAGGGCGTGTCGCTGTGTGTGTTTCATCGCGAACACGAGCGCAGCGTGCGCGGCGTCCTGCGCGACGAGTGCCTGGGCCGTATCGCCTCCGCCATACGCCTGGCCCAGGTGACGCCTCCGGACCAGCGCGCCGCCACGCTCGCCGCCGTGAGCACCCCGCTCACGCGCTACTGGCTCACGTCCGGCCCGCCCGGTTCCTCCGCCGCCTGGCAGGAAACCGCGCGCGAACAGCTCCTGCGCGACACGCTCTCCGCCGATCACGGGCAGCCGGTGCCCAGCCTGTTCCGGCTCGATCCGATGCTCGACCGGCGTTCCGTCGCCGGGTGGGAGGAACTCCCGGCCGACACCTGGCTGGTCGGCCTGCCCGTCCGCCAGCTCGACCTCGCTCCGTGGAACGGTTTCGGCTTCGCGCTCCGGCTCGGCAACGGCGACTGGCTCAACACCGTTTTCGCCAAGCCCGACTACCTCGTCAAAACCCGACTCACCACCGAATACTATGCGGCGCTCATCGTCACGGCGCTGCTCTTCGCCTTCGCCGCCTGGCTGATCGCGCGGCGCATCTCGGGTCCGTTGCACACGCTCACCCGCTCGGCGGAAAAACTGGGGCGCGGCGAAAATCCCGAGCTGTTGCCCGAAAACGGGCCCGACGACATCCGCGCCACCGTCGCCACATTCAACCGCATGCAGGTGCGCCTCCGGCGGTTCGTGGAAGACCGCACGCAGATGATCGCCGCCATCAGCCACGACCTGCGCACGCCCATCACCTCGCTCCGCCTGCGCGCCGAGTATGTCGAGGACGCCGAGATGCGGGAAAAAATGATCGCCACGCTCGACGGGATGCAGGCGATGACCCAGGCCGTGCTCGCCTTCGCCCGCGAGGAAGCGACCGAGGAAACCACCCGCACCGTCGATATCGACGCGCTCATCGAAAGCCTTTGCGACGACCTCGCCGGGATCGGCCAGGAGGTGCAATTTGCCGACGGCCACCGCATCCCCTTCCGTTGCCGCCCCGACGGGCTCAAGCGCGCCCTCACCAACGTCATCGAGAACGCCGTCCGCTACGGCCACCGCGCCCGTGTGCGCCTGGACCTCGCGCCCGAATGCCTCGGCATCGTCATCGAAGACGACGGACCGGGCATCGCCGAGGAGGAGTTCGAGCGCGTGTTCGCACCCTTTTTCCGGCTCGAAAGCTCGCGCAACCGCGCCACGGGCGGCGTCGGCCTCGGCCTCGCGATCGCACGCTCCATCGTCCGCGCCCACGGTGGCGACATCGTGCTCGCCAACCGCCCCGAAGGCGGCCTCTGCGTGACGATCCGCCTGCCGGTGGCGAAGTGAGCGGGCGGTGCCGGCGCAGACGGGACTTGCGATCAGCGGTCGGGGATTGTCAGGCTCGCGCTTCCCTTTCCCATGAGCCATTCCACCCTGCCCGGCGGCCGTTGCCTCCGTCCGTTTTCGTTATTCGTCGCGAGCATCCTGCTCCTCCTCGTCCCCGCTTCCGGCGACACGCCGGCATCCGCTCCGGGCCGTGATGTCATCGCCGCCTTCACCCGGGCGGCGCGTGGCGAACCGCTCCGCTACGTCGCCATCGGCGGTTCCATCACCCAGGCAAGCGGCGAAGGCTGGATCGGCCCGTGGCTGCGCGAACAGTTTCCCGAAAGCCGCGTGACCATCATCAACTCCGGCATGAGCGCCACCGGCAGCTCGCTCGGGATTTTCCGGGCCGAACGCGACATCATTGCCCACCAGCCCGACCTCGTGGCCATCGAATACTGCGTCAACGACGGCGGCCTCGTCGACGAGCAGGCCGTGCGCTACATGGAGACGCTGATCGTCCGTCTCAAATCCCTCCCCCGCCCCCCCGCCATCGTCATTGTGGAAGCGGCCACGCGACACGGCATCAACGCCGAGCGCCACCGCAAGGTCGCCCGCCACTACGGCCTCGCCCACATCGACATGCAGGCCGCGGTCGATACGCATCTTTTCCCCGACGCCCCCCGCATCCCGCTGCCCCGCGGCGTCGATCGCGGCGGAGGCGGCGAGGCCGCCGCCGCAGCCTGGGCGGAGATTTTCAGCGACAACGTCCACCCGAACAAAACCGGCCATGCTCTCTACGCCCGCGCCATGGCTGCCACGCTCCGGCCGCTGGCCGACGAAGCCCGCCGCCTCGCGGCCTCCTCGGCCCGTGCGGACGCCGACCCGCAGCCTGCCGCGCTCCCGGCGCCGCTGAGTGAAAAGCCGCTCCTCCTCGACGCCCGCATGGTTCCGCTGCAAGGGCTCTCCGACCCCGCCGGCGCCTGGCGACCGGCCCCGGCCCCGACCACGTGGTACGGCCGTTTTTTCCAGGGCGTGCTCGCCGCCAGCCAACCCGGCGCGGTGTTACACCTGCCGTTTCGCGGCACGACCGTCGGCCTGTTTTACGAACTCAATCCCGACCATGGCTCCTTCTACGCCAGCGTGGACGGAGCATTGCCCGCGCAAGTATTCACCAACAGCCGCACGGGCTACACCTCGTACCTCGTCGCCCGCAACCTGCCCGCCCGGGAGCACGTGCTCACGCTCGTCCTCCCGCCCGCAACCGCGCCGGGAGAAACTGCCGGCGTCCCGAAATCCGGTGGCAACGTCCGGCTCGGCTACCTGCTCGTCGCAGGCGAGACCGGAGCAACCCGCGAACCAAGCCCCGCCGGGACATTCGATGCCGGCAAACTCCAGGCGCTGCGCTTCGCCACCCTGCCCGCCGCGACCTGGCGCTGGGCCGGCCCTTTCCCGGCGGCGGCAGGCCCGGACGGCATCGCACCGCTCGACGCCCGCGAGGCGCTGACGGAAAAATTCCTGCCCGAGCCCGGCGAACCCCTCCCCGATTCCGGAACCGCCAAGTCCGTGTCATGGCGACCGGTGACCGACACGGAGACCGCCGGCGCCGCCACCGGTCGCGTGGACTTCCATGCCCTGACCGGCTCCACCGCCCCGGGCATCGCCTATGCCACCACGCAAATCCGGAGTGACAAGGGCGGCCCGGCCATTCTCTCGGCGGAGGTGGATTATTACGCGCACCTGTGGATCAACGGGGAGCGCGTCATGACGCTGGACGGTCCGCATCCCGTGCCGGTTTTCCTGCCGGTGACGCTGCGCGCGGGGATCAATGACGTGTTTCTCAAGATCGGTGCCGGCAGCGCCGGCTTCAATTTCCGCCTGCGCGTGGCCGAAGTGGATTGAAGGAGTCGCGGCATACGAGGCTTGCCGCCGCTCGCTCCGGGTTGTCAGGCTTACGGCCTTCATGAGCAATTTCACCCGCGCCGACGGTCGCCGTGCCGACCAACTCCGCCCCATCTCGTTCGAGGCCAACATCGCCCCGCACGCCACCGGCTCCGTGCTGGTTTCGTTTGGCAACACGCGCGTCATCTGCGCGGCCACCATCGAACAAAAAGTGCCGCTCTGGATGAAACAGCAAAAAATCCCCGGCGGCTGGCTCACCGCCGAGTATTCGCTTCTCCCCTACAGCACGCACGACCGCAAGGCGCGCGACATCTCCAAAGGCAAGCTCGACGGCCGCACCGTGGAGATCCAGCGGCTCATCGGCCGTTCGCTGCGCGCCGTCCTCGATCTCGCCCGGCTTGGCGAAAACACCCTCTGGATCGACTGCGACGTCCTCCAGGCCGACGGCGGCACCCGCACCGCCTCCATCACCGGCGCCTGGCTCGCCGCTCGCCTCGCCATCCAGACGCTCATCGACTCCGGCAAGCTGGCGGAAAATCCGCTCACCGACTCCATCGCCGCCATCAGCGTCGGCGTGCTCGACGGACGCGAACTCCTCGACCTCCCCTACCTCGAGGACAAGGACGCCCAGGTCGATTTCAATGTCGTCATGACCGGTCGCGGCCAGTTCGTCGAAGTCCAGGGCACCGGCGAGGAAGCCACGTTCTCCTACGAGCAGTTGCAAGCCCTCATCGCCCTCGCGCAAAAGGGTCTGAAAGAAATCTCCGCCCTGCAAACCGCCTTCCTCACCCGTCAGTTGCTCGCAACGTGAACAGGCGGCCTCCGCGCCATGCCCCGCGTCCGGATTCTCCTCTATTTCGAGATTCTCAAACTCGCGCTCGCCGGACTCACCGCCAACAAGCTGCGGTCCTCGCTGACGATGCTCGGCATCGCCGTCGGAGTGTTCTCCGTCATCGGCGTGATGACCGCAATCAGCGCGCTCCGCAGCTCCGTCGAATCGGGCCTGAGCGTCCTCGGCGCGAACAGCTTCCAGATCACCCGGTACCCTGCGATCAACTTCACCGATCCGCGGCAGCGTTTTGCCAACCGCCGCCCTGTCTCCTACGCCGAGGCCGCGCGCGTCAAACAACGGCTCGCCGCCATGGACGCCGCCGACGCCGCGCCCGCCTCCGGCCATGACGGAGCCGCCTCCGCTCTCTCCGCTCCGGTGCGCGTGTGCCTCCAGCTCGACCGCGAAAGGCAGAGGGCGGTTTACGGCGAGCGCCGCACCAACCCCAGCCTCCAGCTCATCGGCACCGACGAGAACTACGTGCCCGCCGCCAACTTCGAGATCGCCCGCGGCCGCAACCTCACCGGCGGCGACGTCGAGTTCGGCCGCTCCGTGTGCGTCATCGGCGACGAGATCGTACAACGCCTCTTTCCCGACGAGAGCGGCATCGGCCGGACGATCCGGGCCGGCGGCAGGAACTACACCGTCGTCGGCACGCTCGCGCCGAAAGGCACCTCGTTCGGCCAAAGCCAGGACAAACGCCTCCTCGTGCCCGTGACCCGCTGGCTCCAGGATTTCGGCCAGCGCGGGCGCTCCGTGAGCCTCAACATCGAGGCGCCCTCCCAGGCCGAGCTTCCCGCCACCCAGGACCGCGCCATCGGCGTCATGCGTCTCGTCCGCCAGCTCGAACCCGAAGACGCCGACGATTTCGAAGTCTACACCAACGATTCGCTCATCGAGACCTTCAACAAGATCGCCGGCATGATCACGATCGGCTCGTTCATCATCAGCGCCATCGCCCTCGTCGCCGCCGGCATCGGCGTGATGAACATCATGCTCGTCAGCGTCACCGAGCGCACGCGCGAGATCGGCATCCGCAAGAGCATCGGCGCGCGCAAGGCCGGCATTCTCGTGCAGTTTCTGATCGAGGCCGTGACCCTCTCGTTGCTCGGCGGCATCTGTGGCGTGCTTTTCGGGGTGGTGGTCGGCAACATCGTGGCATGGATGCTGAAGGCCGGCGCGGTCTTCCCCTTCGCCTGGGCGGCGGTCGGGCTCATCGTCTGCGGCGGCATCGGGGTCGGTTTTGGCCTCTACCCGGCCTGGAAAGCCGCCTCGCTCGACCCGATCGAAGCCCTGCGTCATGAGTGAAGGGTGCAAAATCCCCTGGACAAAATCCCGCTTCACGGCTCATTAGCTCTCATGTCCCGGACCGGAGAAAAACTTGCCACACCCGTCAGCGTGCTGATCGACGCCATTCTCGTCATCGGTTTTTTCACGTTCATGTTTTCGATCCTTCGCTCGCATGTGCCGTCGAACGATCCTGCCATGATCGCACTCTGGGCCGGTCTCGCTGCCGCCTGCATGAGCGGCACCTTCTGGCTGGCGATCCAGATGTTTCGCGTCGTCCTCCGCGCCCAGCGCGAACGCAACGCGGAAACCCGCAAGTAAATCCGGCCTTCTCTTCGGCCGGGTCAGGGTTCACGTCTTTTTCGGTTTTTAACCGCGAATGAACGCGAATTGACGCGAAGCCGGAAGACGGTCGAAATCCATTGGTTTTATACCAGCGTCCCGAATGTTTTTGATTTTACACAAAGGCCGCAAAGGACGCGAAGAAGGTAACTGGCAATCCTTTGCGCTCTTTGCGGCCTTGGTGTAAAAATCCGAAGGCTTTGGGGCTTTGGTATTATTCGCGCCGATTCGCGTTCATTCGCGGTTGGTTCGTGCTGATTCTGGCGATACCAAGCCAAGGGGGGGAAATCCCGGCTTCAACAGCGCAAAAACGAAACCCGTATTCTGAAATCAGATACGGGTTTCGTTTTACCGGAAATCTGGAGGCGCGGGTCGGAATCGAACCGACGCATAGAGCTTTTGCAGAGCTCGGCCTTACCACTTGGCTACCGCGCCAGACTGAAACAAAGAGGGCGCCGACGTTGCAGGGATTCCGGAAACGGCGCAAGTCCTGAAAGCGGATTTTCGCAACGGAGCGGGAGGGAACCCCGCCGGCGCTTCCCCGTTTCCCGAAAAAAACGCCGCCTCCCCCGACGGGAAAGGCGGCGTCGCGACTGATCGCAAGATGAATCAGGTCGTCGGGACGGTCGAGATCGTCTTCAGGATCCGCGAGGCGACCAGATACGGGTCGGCGGCGGAGTTCGGACGACGGTCTTCGAGGTAAC harbors:
- a CDS encoding multidrug transporter, with product MWIVLFALRYKYTIAVLAILILLFGVMSGRRMSTDILPRVDSPEIMVVWTYNGLNAAEMASKLTSFSEIAILNNVDDLLEVRSESSNGTALIKLRFQPYVDINTAMTQTTGVSQTILRRMPTGTTPPLVVRTSPSSVPIIQLVMSSDTMSSGQLFDYARLALRAQLQSVPGMRISLPYGGASRQVMVDLDPDALIAFGLSAADVSAAIGRQNLTLPSGSLREGERELPVEINASPENVQGFLDLPLRSVDGKMILLRDVANVRDGEAVSTNIARLNGQNAVMVSILKLGNASTVDIIDGILARLPEIRASAPAGMNIEPIFDQSVFVRAAVDGVRHEILLVGGLVAAVVLLFLGSWRSTLIVLTSIPLALLCSIVGLNLVGATFNLMTLGGLALAIGILVDNSLVEIENIKRQISLGKDVRQAIVDGAKQVAFPEFVSTLSICIVFLPIFLLTGTASYVFRPLALAVVFAMLASYLLARTLVPTLASIILPSELRAEKRREGRPPRGLGRIHHGIEHGVDRAAGVQGRFLRAILGRKYLVLIPVAVAVSLGVFAALKSGREFFPKTDAGLIRLFVRVPSGIRVEDTARIMADMQREIRSLIPRDELQFVVENIGTPSAVNQAWVETTAISSADGEILVQLADKHGPSDGYIEKIRAMLAEKFPDAQSFFRPADATSQTLASGAPTTFEVRFTGRDIAGNLALAKELRERFVKVPGAVDVTLREVLDQPGYAIRVDRARAATFGITQQDASNALLAALGSGGSVAPSFWSDPGTGAAYDVQVIAPPAILDSVEQLLNLPIRPSTGGGAPVPLRAFATVSEKRAPASVSRTTMQPTWTVVANAAGRDLGSLTADLEKIIDELRPRLKPANRIELAGQAALMRSAYSELIGGLGLAAVLVFLVMVVNFQSWTLPFVAISGLPVAVSGALFSLWLTGTPLSVPALMGIIMVVGVSTANSVLVSSFARDLTNEGIAPFEAAINAATTRLRPVTMTALAMILGVIPMAIGHAEGGEQNAPLGRAVIGGLVFGTCASLFLVPVVFAAVRGRFGAKKTAS
- a CDS encoding chemotaxis protein CheY, with product METAPHIAVVDDNREIRELVVRYLGEHGYRVSAAENAAAFRRLQENSPPDLVVLDIMMPGTDGLGLCRDLRAASPVPIIFLTAMAEDTDRIVGLEMGADDYLTKPFNPRELLARIKAVLRRAHGLPVHRGAVRVGKLRFGDKVLDIGRREVLGPDGVAVPLSTAEFRLLGVFLEHPGVVLSRDQLLDLTLGRTADVWDRSVDNQVSRLRRKIEADPARPALIKTCWGDGYQFTAEVESA
- a CDS encoding histidine kinase produces the protein MKRFRLRTLSSQLIGVMLLAIALSQGVSLCVFHREHERSVRGVLRDECLGRIASAIRLAQVTPPDQRAATLAAVSTPLTRYWLTSGPPGSSAAWQETAREQLLRDTLSADHGQPVPSLFRLDPMLDRRSVAGWEELPADTWLVGLPVRQLDLAPWNGFGFALRLGNGDWLNTVFAKPDYLVKTRLTTEYYAALIVTALLFAFAAWLIARRISGPLHTLTRSAEKLGRGENPELLPENGPDDIRATVATFNRMQVRLRRFVEDRTQMIAAISHDLRTPITSLRLRAEYVEDAEMREKMIATLDGMQAMTQAVLAFAREEATEETTRTVDIDALIESLCDDLAGIGQEVQFADGHRIPFRCRPDGLKRALTNVIENAVRYGHRARVRLDLAPECLGIVIEDDGPGIAEEEFERVFAPFFRLESSRNRATGGVGLGLAIARSIVRAHGGDIVLANRPEGGLCVTIRLPVAK
- a CDS encoding lysophospholipase, translated to MSHSTLPGGRCLRPFSLFVASILLLLVPASGDTPASAPGRDVIAAFTRAARGEPLRYVAIGGSITQASGEGWIGPWLREQFPESRVTIINSGMSATGSSLGIFRAERDIIAHQPDLVAIEYCVNDGGLVDEQAVRYMETLIVRLKSLPRPPAIVIVEAATRHGINAERHRKVARHYGLAHIDMQAAVDTHLFPDAPRIPLPRGVDRGGGGEAAAAAWAEIFSDNVHPNKTGHALYARAMAATLRPLADEARRLAASSARADADPQPAALPAPLSEKPLLLDARMVPLQGLSDPAGAWRPAPAPTTWYGRFFQGVLAASQPGAVLHLPFRGTTVGLFYELNPDHGSFYASVDGALPAQVFTNSRTGYTSYLVARNLPAREHVLTLVLPPATAPGETAGVPKSGGNVRLGYLLVAGETGATREPSPAGTFDAGKLQALRFATLPAATWRWAGPFPAAAGPDGIAPLDAREALTEKFLPEPGEPLPDSGTAKSVSWRPVTDTETAGAATGRVDFHALTGSTAPGIAYATTQIRSDKGGPAILSAEVDYYAHLWINGERVMTLDGPHPVPVFLPVTLRAGINDVFLKIGAGSAGFNFRLRVAEVD
- a CDS encoding ribonuclease PH; the protein is MSNFTRADGRRADQLRPISFEANIAPHATGSVLVSFGNTRVICAATIEQKVPLWMKQQKIPGGWLTAEYSLLPYSTHDRKARDISKGKLDGRTVEIQRLIGRSLRAVLDLARLGENTLWIDCDVLQADGGTRTASITGAWLAARLAIQTLIDSGKLAENPLTDSIAAISVGVLDGRELLDLPYLEDKDAQVDFNVVMTGRGQFVEVQGTGEEATFSYEQLQALIALAQKGLKEISALQTAFLTRQLLAT
- a CDS encoding ABC transporter, producing the protein MPRVRILLYFEILKLALAGLTANKLRSSLTMLGIAVGVFSVIGVMTAISALRSSVESGLSVLGANSFQITRYPAINFTDPRQRFANRRPVSYAEAARVKQRLAAMDAADAAPASGHDGAASALSAPVRVCLQLDRERQRAVYGERRTNPSLQLIGTDENYVPAANFEIARGRNLTGGDVEFGRSVCVIGDEIVQRLFPDESGIGRTIRAGGRNYTVVGTLAPKGTSFGQSQDKRLLVPVTRWLQDFGQRGRSVSLNIEAPSQAELPATQDRAIGVMRLVRQLEPEDADDFEVYTNDSLIETFNKIAGMITIGSFIISAIALVAAGIGVMNIMLVSVTERTREIGIRKSIGARKAGILVQFLIEAVTLSLLGGICGVLFGVVVGNIVAWMLKAGAVFPFAWAAVGLIVCGGIGVGFGLYPAWKAASLDPIEALRHE